The Papaver somniferum cultivar HN1 chromosome 3, ASM357369v1, whole genome shotgun sequence genome includes a region encoding these proteins:
- the LOC113360212 gene encoding uncharacterized protein LOC113360212 has protein sequence MEHKILSWNIRGLGKDNKLVAIRNAIRKNNPNIVRIQETKREIVDDALIRSLWGSNRCTYVYLASEGASGGIIVMWKEGVVQMEDHLLGAFTIIKFRNLTDDFVWVFTVVYGTSDAGYYSQFWQELRDIRLIFDEPWMLGGDFNATLSADERNRPGGGLANRKSFRSFVNRYSLIDLPLSGGRFTWTNSQQPPLLIRLDRFLLSPEFNSHCPAPIQMRLNRPISDHAQIMLCCNSGDKVKSPFRLDNFILSHPDFLGNLKIWWDILIFTETNFGNLKSQIDNLELSIDVLDNLEEISGLTDDDVVAKEQAKLQHTSLSLSLARKLSQRAKERWDKDG, from the exons ATGGAACACAAAATTCTCAGTTGGAATATCAGGGGTTTAGGGAAGGATAATAAATTAGTTgctataaggaatgcaataagAAAGAATAACCCTAATATCGTTAGAATTCAAGAAACAAAGAGAGAAATTGTTGATGATGCTTTAATTCGATCTCTTTGGGGTAGTAATAGGTGCACTTACGTTTACTTGGCATCTGAGGGTGCTTCAGGTGGGATTATTGTGATGTGGAAGGAGGGGGTTGTGCAGATGGAGGATCATTTACTTGGAGCTTTTACTATCATCAAGTTCAGAAATCTCACAGATGATTTTGTTTGGGTGTTCACTGTTGTTTATGGTACATCGGATGCTGGGTATTATAGCCAATTTTGGCAAGAGCTGAGAGATATTAGATTGATTTTCGATGAGCCGTGGATGCTTGGAGGTGATTTTAATGCCACTTTGAGTGCAGATGAAAGAAACAGGCCTGGTGGTGGTTTGGCTAACAGGAAATCTTTCAGATCTTTTGTCAATAGATATTCTCTAATTGACTTACCCTTGTCAGGTGGGAGATTCACGTGGACGAACTCTCAACAACCACCTCTGTTAATCAGGCTGGACAGATTTCTGCTATCTCCTGAGTTCAATTCCCATTGTCCTGCTCCAATTCAAATGAGACTAAACAGACCTATCTCGGATCATGCACAAATTATGCTTTGCTGCAATTCAGGTGACAAGGTTAAATCACCATTCAGGTTGGACAATTTCATCTTATCTCATCCAGATTTTTTGGGAAATCTAAAAATTTGGTGGGATATTCTTATTTTTACTG AAACAAATTTTGGTAATTTAAAATCTCAGATAGACAATTTAGAACTCAGTATAGATGTGCTTGACAATCTAGAAGAGATTTCTGGTTTGACTGATGATGATGTGGTGGCAAAGGAACAAGCTAAACTTCAACATACGTCTTTGTCGCTATCTTTAGCTAGGAAACTCAGTCAAAGGGCGAAGGAAAGATGGGATAAAGATGGATAA